TTCCGTCTTTTCCTTTAAACCGCAGTTTCATCCGGTTGGCCTGATAGCTTTCAAAGTTGGAAACCGAACTCACCTCCAGCCATCGTTTTTGTGCTCCGGAAAACACTTCAAAATCAAAAGTAAGTGCCGATGTAAAACTTAAATCACCGCCACAAAGCCGTAAAATCCGGAAGGGCAGCTCCAGTTTGCGCAACAATCCGGCCACATGTGCTTTCATCTCTTCCAGCGTGTCATATGATTTGTCCGGATGCTGAATCTGGACAATTTCCACTTTGTCAAACTGATGCAGGCGGTTTAATCCGCGTACATCCTTTCCGTACGAGCCAGCTTCGCGCCGGAAACAGTTGGAATAAGCCACATTTTTTACCGGAAGATCGGCTTCTTTCAGGATGACATTACGGTAAATATTGGTAATGGGCACTTCGGCTGTAGGAATCAGGTAAAGCTTGTCCAGTCCCACGTAATACATTTGACCTTCCTTGTCGGGAAGTTGCCCGGTACCAAATCCGGAAGCTTCGTTAATCAGCAACGGCGGTTGGTATTCCAAATATCCGGCAGCAATGGCTTCATCCAGGAAAAAGTTGATGAGCGCCCGTTGCAGCCGGGCTCCTTTCCCGCGGTAAAACGGAAATCCGGCGCCGGTAACTTTGCTGCCGAGATCAAAATCAATAATCTTATACTTGTCGGCCAATTCCCAGTGCGGAAGCGCATTTTCGGGTAAAGCCGGTATTTCGCCTTCCGAAAAAACCACTTCATTATCTGCATCGCTGTTGCCTTTCGGCACAGAAACATGCGGCAGGTTGGGAAGCTCCACCATTTTACTGTTCAAATTTTTCGCAAGGGTGTCTAACTCTGCTGACAGGGTTTTGGCCTGTTCTTTCAGCTTCAGTGATTCCTGCCGGGTGGCTTCGGCTTTTTCTTTTTCACCGTTTTTAAAATAACGTCCGATTTCTTTGGCCAGTTGTTTTGACCGGGCCAACGTATCATCTAACTGCTTTTGCTTGGAACGTCGTTGTTGATCGAGTTCCGCAATTTCTTCCACAATTTTTTTGGCGTCAAAATTTTTTACAGCCAGGCGGGCAATCACCTCTTCCTTATTTTCCCTGATTCTTTGAAGTTCAAGCATAAGAATGAATTTTTTGCAAAGATAAACAGGTTTTGTCCAAAAAAGAGAAAGGCAGAAATTTTTTGGGAGAGGATTTGTTCGGACAAGGTTTACCGGAAATTTTTTTAAAACAAGGATGTCAGATTATGGAATAACAGCCGGTTTTATTTTGCCAAACAGCCGGTAGTGCAACATGAACTGCACCGTATAAAAATAACGGCGATTGGTTTTCACCACCTCCTGCGGATCGGTACCGCTGAGATACTTTTCCGTCATAAAGGCGGATAGGTCTTCGTACAAATCAATGCCTAAGCTAAACCTTTTACCTAGGGCATAAGCATAACCTGCGCTGATACCAGTATAAAAAGGGGTGTAATGATAAGTGTAAGTATAATCGGGGTCAAATTGGTAATCGTGTTGCAAAAGATTGATGTTGGCAATAAGCCCCAGTGAGAAAATAGAACGCAATTTTTTACCCGTTGTCCATTGAAACTTTAAGGGTATTTGAATGGCTTTTAAATCAGTGTGTTCTTTATGAAAATCAGAAGAATAAACAGGGTCTTCGTAATAAGTATAGTCATACGATACCCCTGTTCCAATTGCTATGTGTGTATTAAAATGATACGTAAAACCAGCCCCCAAAACCGTTGAGAGATTCACAGAAGCGTATGTTTGGTTTGAAACTTCATTACGGATTTCCATTTTTTGCCACAGTTTGGCTATACCGGTTCCGGCAGAAAGTTGTACCGTCCACTGGGCAATGCCCCACAATGGCCATGTGGTCAGGATTAATAAAATAAGTGTGTGTTTTTTCATTTTGAAGTAAAATGGGTTTTCCTCCCAAAGATAAGAAAAAGACGGAAAAACTTTTGTGGACAAAAGCCATTTGGGTTGGAGACTGGTCCGGATAACTACCCCTTCGCAGATTCGGTCATAATTCGTTACTTTTACTCCGGAAATAAAATGAGAAAGGATGCAGTTGAATCTTCCGGCATATCCTGTAAAAGTAAGGGGAGGCCGTACCGGCGAAAAAGAAATTTGGGATGCTTTCCGCAGGAAATATGTCCGGCTTACACCCGAAGAGTGGGTACGCCAGCATTTTTTACATTTTTTATGTCAATCCAAACACTATCCGGTTTCGTTGGTGGCGGTAGAAAAGAGTTTAACCATACAGGGAAGACAACGGCGTTTTGATGCGGTGGTTTTTAAAGGGGGAACCCCTGCTGTTTTGATGGAGTTCAAAGCACCGGAAGTCAAACTTACACAAGCTGTTTTTGATCAGGTAGCCTTGTATAACTTTGCCTTGCATGCCGATTATCTGATTATCAGCAATGGTCTTTCACATTACTGTTGTAAAATGGATTATCCCAATAATCGTTGGTACTTTTTAAAAGACATCCCCGATTTTGATCACCTGTAAATATTTAGTGATTCATATTGCGTCTGAATAAAAAAATGATTTCCTTTGCACTAATTTTCCGGTTGGAATCTTAAAAAGTTATAAATTTGTGCGTTATTTTTTTGAAGGAGTTTAAAATCAAGGGTTTTAAATTATAAAAACGAAAAAATTTAATCATGGTAATTTCCATGTGACCAATGAAATATAAAATAATAAACACATGAAAAGAACAATCATCCAAATTATTTTAATAGCCATTGCCGTTGTTCTCGGCTACTTAACTTATCAAAGTATTATGGAACCGGTACGGTTCAATAAGGAAAAAAAACACCGTGAGGCGTTGGTTATTCAGTATCTGAAAGATATTCGTTCCGCAGAGTTTATTTACAAACAGCTTCATAATCGGTATACCGGCTCGTTTGATACGCTGATTCATTTTATGGACAGTGCCAAGATTCCTGTGGTTAGAATGATTCCTGATCCGCATGATACCACGTATACCCTTACCATTAACGATACGATCGGATATGTAAGAGTAGCTGACTCCTTGTTTAAAGGACAACCCAATGTGGATTATCGTCATATTGATATTATTCCGTTTTCGGGAGGTCAAAAATTCCAGTTGCGCGCCGGCGTAATTAAAAAAGGTGGAATTAAAGTGAATGTATTTGAAGCCAAAGCGCCGTACACCACTTATTTGAAGGGAATGAATAAACAATTGATCATCAATCTGACAGCCAGTCGAAAAGAGTTGAAAAAATATCCCGGGCTGAAAGTCGGTTCCATGACCGAGCCAACGACCGACGGCAACTGGGAATAATCCCGGTGGTTATGGCATTGCGTATTCAACCCCATATCAGTTATATCGACAAATCTTTTAAAGCGTCACATACGCGTTCGTATATCATGGCCATGCAAATTAATTTGCATGGCCTTGCTTTTACTATTTATCACCCCGACCGGAACAAATTTGTTGTTTTACAGCAATATCGCTTTGATGAAAAGAAAAAACCAACCGATTATCCTTTGGTGTTCGATCTGATTCTCAATGATAATCCCTGGTTTGCTTATCCGTATATGGATTTTTATTGCTTGTTTCAGAATAATTTTAACACCCTGATTCCGCTGCCTCTTTTTAACAAAGAACACAAAAACCTTTATCTCGGTTTTAATCATCCTTTTCAGGAAAACCATCGTATTGTTTTTGATGAATTAAAAAATACCGGCTCGGCCAATGTATATTATCTTCCCAATCCGGTGGCGGAGAAAGTGAAAGAGTTCTGGCCCAATGCCACCATTTTGCATTATTCAACTGCACTGATTGAAAGCCTGACGGTCCATTTTAAAAACCGGATGGACGATCAAATGCTTTTTATGGATGTGCATGAAGAAAATTTTGATTTGGTTTACTTTAAGGGAAACCGGTTGTTTTATGCCAATAACTTTTTGTTCCGGACAAAAGAAGACTTTGCCTATTTTTTGCTTTCGGTCATGGAACAATTGTCGTTAAACCCGGAAGATGTCCGGCTTTTATTGTTGGGCGATATCGATAAAAACGATGAAAAATACCCTTTGATTTACCAGTATATCCGTCATGTTGACTTTATTCCGGAAAACAAAGGATTTCATTATTCCTATTTGATGGACGATGTGAGACGTCATCGGTTTTTTACTTTGTTTAATGTATTGCAATGCGAATTATAGCCGGAAAATATCGCAGCCGCCGTATTGCTCCACCCAAAAACCTGCCGGTTCGTCCTACTACTGACCGTGCCCGTGAGAGCCTGTTTAACATTTTGAATAATTTGGTGGAGTTTGAAGAAATTAAAGCACTTGATCTTTTTTCGGGCACGGGGGCTGTTTCTTTTGAGTTGATTTCGAGAGGATGCCGACAGGTAACAGCGGTAGATCATAATAAGCAATGCACAACCTGGATCAAAAAGGCTGCCCGTGATTTCCAAATGGATGATATCCGGGTAGTGCCGGCTGATGTTTTCCGGTTTATGAACCATAGGGGAGAAAAATATGATCTGATTTTTGCCGACCCGCCGTACAGCCTGGAAAACCTGCCGGAAATCAGCCGGTATGTTTTTGAAAACAAGTTGCTTAATGAAAATGGCTGGTTGGTGGTAGAGCATCCCAGGGAGATTGATTTTTCCGGTCAGCCTTATTTTCACAGCCACCGGAAATACGGAAAAGTGAATTTTAGTTTTTTCCATTTTGTGGAGCATGACACCGAATAAAAAGCCTCGTATTTTTTTCTTTACCGGCCTGGGAGCCGATGAGCGGGCTTTTGCTTTTTTAAAGCTGAAAACCGGTTATCAGCAGATTCATGTTGCGTGGATTGAGCCCGGCAAAAAAGAATCTTTACCGGATTATTGCCGGCGGCTTGTTGAGAAATATGATATCCGGGATAATGATATCTTGGTCGGACTCTCTTTTGGCGGGCTGGTTGCTGTTGAAATCAATCGTATTGTAAAACCCTCGTTGACGATACTTATCTCCAGTGCTTCTACCCGTGGCGAATTACCGGCACTGTATCGGATTGCCGGAAAGACAGGATTGTATCATCTGATTCCGAAATCGGTGCTTGGTAAACCCGGACGGCTCAAATATTATCTTTTCAGTTTGAAAAAGCCGGAGCAAAGAAAATTGTTTGATGAGATTGTTCGCGGAAGCGATACGGATTTTGTGCAATGGGCGATTCGGCAGGTAGTTTGCTGGAATAACGATGTAAGGCCGTCCCGCCTGTTTAAATTACACGGTACGGCTGATCGTATTATGCCGCTGCACAAACCATCCACTGATTTTATTATTCCGGGAGGCAGCCATTTTTTAACCTGGGAAAATGCCGCAGAAGTTTCGGAGATTATGGACCGGCTGCTTCAAAAAGCAATTTAGTTTTTATTTAGAGTAACCGTCTTAAAAGATGGTTAATCCGTGTTTTAAGTACGGCATAATCATTCTTTAAAAGGATGGGCGTATAATTTTGTGCTTGTTGTATGGCTTTATCCAGCTGGAAGTGGTGTTGGCTGCAGGAATAGTAAATTCCTTTCTCTTTTAAGGTACGGGCAAGGTAAATTTGTTCCGGTTGTCCCGGTGTGGGAACCAGGATGGCCCGTGTTTCAGTAGCGGCCAGATCCATCAGACTGCTGTATCCCGAACGGCAAATTACCCAATCAGAAGAACGCATCAGCTGTAGTATTTCTTTGTCGGAAGCATGTGACCGGATTTCCAGATTTTCCTGTTGTTGAAAGTTCTTTGCTCCCGGCTTTCCGGTAAGGATGCAGGCTTTGATGTTTTTGTCCTGAATTTGCCGGATAAGCAGCTGTTCAAATAGCGTACGCTGGGGTTCCGGCCCGGAAAGCAAACACAAAAGATCCCGTTTTTTCTCCGGATTTGCCCCGGTTTTTTGTCCGGGCTCTTCAAACCGGCTCAGCGGACCGATAAAATAACTTTCCGGTAAAGGCATCTTTTTAACATGCGATAAAGCACCTGACAGATTAGGGGTTCCGGCAAAGTCAGGAATCCAGAGTTCGTTGTGTTTCTTTATAAAACCATACATCAGTTTCCGGACGAGAGGTCGCCCTAATGCTAATACATGAGGCAGTAAAATATTCAGTTGATGGGTAACAAAAACAGTGGGAATTTTTTCAGACCAGAGTTCATACCGGTTATCCGAGATAACGGCATCAATTTTCTTTTCCCGGATGGTTTTTTCTAAAAAGGCATGGGCTTTTTTTGCTTCGGAGAGCATTGTAGGAATGGAAAAAGCCATTTTCAGCGCCTGGGAGCCTTTGGCTGAGTACTCGGGCCGGAAACCGGGAAACCGAAACCATTCGGTATCCGGAAATTCCTGTCGCAAAAAAGAGAGCGGATACCCGTCGGCACCCAAAACGACCTCTGCTCCGGCAGCTTTCAGCAAACGAATAACAGGAACCATGCGTGTGGCATGACCCAATCCCCAATCTAACGGACTGACCAGTATGCGCTTTTTTGTTGCCATTCGGAAAACAAAGGTAGGAAAAGCGGTGATACAAATTCGTTGTTTCGTTTGGGTTGATCATTCTGTGTATCTTTGCTTTTTTTAAAGGAGAAAGAATGAAACGGATCTTGACGATGAAAAGTGCTTCGGTGCTGATGCTGTTACTTTTTTTAGTGGCTGGAACGGTACAGGCACAAAGTAAGAAGCAGCCGGTTGAATTACCCGGAAAATATCAGCAGTTTACCCTTTTACCTAATGGATGGCGTCTTACTCCGGTGGGGAAACAGGTTCCTATCGGAGAATTGCCGTTGAATATGGTCGTGACTAAAAACCAGCGTTATGCCATTACTTCAAATAGTGGTATGGGCGTCAATTCCCTTTCGGTTATTGACCTGAAAACAGAAAAAGAAATTCAACGTTATGTGTTAAGTAATACCTGGGTGGGACTTACTTTTGGACCACACGACAAACGATTATATGTTTCCGGAGGGAACGACAATTGTGTGTATGTTTTTTCTTTTCAGAAAGGAAAACTAATGCCTGCTGATACGCTGGTGGTAGGTCCTAAATTCCCCAAAGGGAAAATTTCGCTTACCGGACTGGCTTTTGATAAAAGGCAGCATCGTTTGCTTGCTGTGTCGCAAAAAAGCAATAGTCTGTATATTATTGATTTGAAAAACAAACAGGTACTCAAAAAAGTGCCGATGCCCGGAAAATGTTACGATGTCCGGATCAATCATGCCGGAACGTATGCTTATATCTCGGTTTGGGGAAAAGCCAAAGTGGTGGAGTTTGATCTGAATAGCGATAAGATAACAAAAGTATATCCTACCGGCGATCATCCCAATGATATGGTAATCAGTCGTAATGATAACCGGCTTTTTGTTACCAATGCCAATAATAACAGCGTAACGGTTTTAGATCTGAAAAATAAAACGGTGAGTGAAACATTACAAACATCGCTGATACCGGATGCTCCTTATGGCAGCACCCCGGATGCTTTGGCGTTGTCTCCTGATGGCGAAAAACTGATTGTTGCCAATGCAGACAACAATTACCTGGCGGTGTTTAATGTGGAAAAACCCGGTTATGCCAAAAATCTTGGATTTATCCCGGTGGGATGGTATCCAACGGCTGTTCAGTATCTTAAAAAAGGGCGTATTCTGGTAGCCAACGGAAAGGGAATTTCATCAAGAGCAAATCCTGACGGGCCTAATCCGGAAAAAAGAAGACCAAAGAACTGGCAGGAAAATTATACCGGAACCATGTTTAAAGGAACGCTTTCCATCTTTTCCATGCCTGACAATACCGCCTTGAGCAAGCTGAGTAAGACGGTTTATGACAACACTCCTTTTATTAAAAAAGTAAAAGAGACTTACCATGAAAGTGTGATTCCGGCAAAACATACGGGGAAAGCCAGTGACAGTATCCGGTATGTTTTTTATATCATTCGTGAAAACCGGACGTATGATCAGGTTTTGGGAGATATGTCGGAAGGAAATGGAGACACTGCGCTTTGTTTGTTTGGAAAGAAGATCACTCCTAATGCGCACCGGCTTTCTACTATTTACACGTTGTACGATAATTTTTATGCTGATGCCGAGATTAGTGCCGACGGACATAACTGGTCCACAGCCGCTTATGCTACCGATTATGTGGAAAAACTGTGGCCGGTGAATTATGGCCATCGCGGGGCCTCTTATGATTTTGAAGGCGGTGTTCCGGCTGCGGCCCCTTCATCAGGATATATCTGGAACAATGTACTTTCGCATGGAAAAACATTCCGGAATTATGGTGAATTTTTGAATTTTAGTAAAAAACTAAAAGGGCCTTTTTATCCGCGCGATTCCATTTTAATGCCTTATACCTGTAACGCTTTTCCCGGATTTAATCTTTCGTTTCCTGATTTAAAACGGTATAAGATTTGGGCCCATGATTTTGACAGTTTAGTAAAAGCTCATGCTGTTCCTAACCTTACATTAATGCGTCTGCCCAACGATCATTGCTGGGGTACACGTCCGGGAAAACCTACTCCTGTGGCCTATGTAGCCCGTAATGATTATGCTTTGGGATTGCTGGTTGATAAGATCTCACACAGTCCGATATGGAAAAACAGTATCATTTTTGTAGTGGAAGATGATGCACAAAACGGACCGGATCATGTGGATGCCCATCGTTCGGTATTGTTAGTGATCGGGCCGCATGTAAAACGTCATTTTGTGGATCATACGATGTATTCTACTTCGGGTGTGTTGAAAACCATTGAGCTGATCTTAGGATTGCCTCCCATGACGCAATATGATTTGGCAGCTCATCCTATTTTGCATTCCATTACTGATACGGCCTGGTTGAAACCTTATACGGCCATTAAGCCTTCTGTGGATATGAATGCCAAAAACAAAAAAGATGCTTATGGCGCTAAATTGTCGGAGAAACTGAATTTTTCGCGTGAAGATGCGATCCCGGATGGGGAATACAATAAAATTATCTGGAAAGCGGTAAAAGGTGCCCAGGCAGTGGTTCCGGCACCGGTACACAGCGCTTTTGTCAATGAAAAAGCAGCTCCGGATGATGACGACGATTGAGTTTGCCTGGAGTGGGGAACCGGAAACCGTAGTTTCCTTTTTTGCGCCCGGGCAATAATTGATTTCTGAAAAGGTTATCTTTTACAAAAAGTTGAAAGAAATGATCCAGGTTAAGAAAAATAAGTTTTTGTTTTTTATGCTTTTATTTCCGGTGGCGCTGTTGTGGTCCGGGTGTAATAAAACCAGTCAAAATCCGGTTGATCCGCATGCTATAATTCGTATCGATATTGATCCGAA
The sequence above is drawn from the Candidatus Sulfidibacterium hydrothermale genome and encodes:
- a CDS encoding DUF3822 family protein, with the translated sequence MALRIQPHISYIDKSFKASHTRSYIMAMQINLHGLAFTIYHPDRNKFVVLQQYRFDEKKKPTDYPLVFDLILNDNPWFAYPYMDFYCLFQNNFNTLIPLPLFNKEHKNLYLGFNHPFQENHRIVFDELKNTGSANVYYLPNPVAEKVKEFWPNATILHYSTALIESLTVHFKNRMDDQMLFMDVHEENFDLVYFKGNRLFYANNFLFRTKEDFAYFLLSVMEQLSLNPEDVRLLLLGDIDKNDEKYPLIYQYIRHVDFIPENKGFHYSYLMDDVRRHRFFTLFNVLQCEL
- a CDS encoding glycosyltransferase, whose protein sequence is MATKKRILVSPLDWGLGHATRMVPVIRLLKAAGAEVVLGADGYPLSFLRQEFPDTEWFRFPGFRPEYSAKGSQALKMAFSIPTMLSEAKKAHAFLEKTIREKKIDAVISDNRYELWSEKIPTVFVTHQLNILLPHVLALGRPLVRKLMYGFIKKHNELWIPDFAGTPNLSGALSHVKKMPLPESYFIGPLSRFEEPGQKTGANPEKKRDLLCLLSGPEPQRTLFEQLLIRQIQDKNIKACILTGKPGAKNFQQQENLEIRSHASDKEILQLMRSSDWVICRSGYSSLMDLAATETRAILVPTPGQPEQIYLARTLKEKGIYYSCSQHHFQLDKAIQQAQNYTPILLKNDYAVLKTRINHLLRRLL
- the serS gene encoding serine--tRNA ligase, which translates into the protein MLELQRIRENKEEVIARLAVKNFDAKKIVEEIAELDQQRRSKQKQLDDTLARSKQLAKEIGRYFKNGEKEKAEATRQESLKLKEQAKTLSAELDTLAKNLNSKMVELPNLPHVSVPKGNSDADNEVVFSEGEIPALPENALPHWELADKYKIIDFDLGSKVTGAGFPFYRGKGARLQRALINFFLDEAIAAGYLEYQPPLLINEASGFGTGQLPDKEGQMYYVGLDKLYLIPTAEVPITNIYRNVILKEADLPVKNVAYSNCFRREAGSYGKDVRGLNRLHQFDKVEIVQIQHPDKSYDTLEEMKAHVAGLLRKLELPFRILRLCGGDLSFTSALTFDFEVFSGAQKRWLEVSSVSNFESYQANRMKLRFKGKDGKTRLAHTLNGSALALPRIVAALLENNQTPEGIKIPKALQSYTGFEMID
- a CDS encoding bifunctional YncE family protein/alkaline phosphatase family protein: MKRILTMKSASVLMLLLFLVAGTVQAQSKKQPVELPGKYQQFTLLPNGWRLTPVGKQVPIGELPLNMVVTKNQRYAITSNSGMGVNSLSVIDLKTEKEIQRYVLSNTWVGLTFGPHDKRLYVSGGNDNCVYVFSFQKGKLMPADTLVVGPKFPKGKISLTGLAFDKRQHRLLAVSQKSNSLYIIDLKNKQVLKKVPMPGKCYDVRINHAGTYAYISVWGKAKVVEFDLNSDKITKVYPTGDHPNDMVISRNDNRLFVTNANNNSVTVLDLKNKTVSETLQTSLIPDAPYGSTPDALALSPDGEKLIVANADNNYLAVFNVEKPGYAKNLGFIPVGWYPTAVQYLKKGRILVANGKGISSRANPDGPNPEKRRPKNWQENYTGTMFKGTLSIFSMPDNTALSKLSKTVYDNTPFIKKVKETYHESVIPAKHTGKASDSIRYVFYIIRENRTYDQVLGDMSEGNGDTALCLFGKKITPNAHRLSTIYTLYDNFYADAEISADGHNWSTAAYATDYVEKLWPVNYGHRGASYDFEGGVPAAAPSSGYIWNNVLSHGKTFRNYGEFLNFSKKLKGPFYPRDSILMPYTCNAFPGFNLSFPDLKRYKIWAHDFDSLVKAHAVPNLTLMRLPNDHCWGTRPGKPTPVAYVARNDYALGLLVDKISHSPIWKNSIIFVVEDDAQNGPDHVDAHRSVLLVIGPHVKRHFVDHTMYSTSGVLKTIELILGLPPMTQYDLAAHPILHSITDTAWLKPYTAIKPSVDMNAKNKKDAYGAKLSEKLNFSREDAIPDGEYNKIIWKAVKGAQAVVPAPVHSAFVNEKAAPDDDDD
- a CDS encoding alpha/beta hydrolase, coding for MTPNKKPRIFFFTGLGADERAFAFLKLKTGYQQIHVAWIEPGKKESLPDYCRRLVEKYDIRDNDILVGLSFGGLVAVEINRIVKPSLTILISSASTRGELPALYRIAGKTGLYHLIPKSVLGKPGRLKYYLFSLKKPEQRKLFDEIVRGSDTDFVQWAIRQVVCWNNDVRPSRLFKLHGTADRIMPLHKPSTDFIIPGGSHFLTWENAAEVSEIMDRLLQKAI
- the rsmD gene encoding 16S rRNA (guanine(966)-N(2))-methyltransferase RsmD, giving the protein MRIIAGKYRSRRIAPPKNLPVRPTTDRARESLFNILNNLVEFEEIKALDLFSGTGAVSFELISRGCRQVTAVDHNKQCTTWIKKAARDFQMDDIRVVPADVFRFMNHRGEKYDLIFADPPYSLENLPEISRYVFENKLLNENGWLVVEHPREIDFSGQPYFHSHRKYGKVNFSFFHFVEHDTE
- a CDS encoding outer membrane beta-barrel protein, yielding MKKHTLILLILTTWPLWGIAQWTVQLSAGTGIAKLWQKMEIRNEVSNQTYASVNLSTVLGAGFTYHFNTHIAIGTGVSYDYTYYEDPVYSSDFHKEHTDLKAIQIPLKFQWTTGKKLRSIFSLGLIANINLLQHDYQFDPDYTYTYHYTPFYTGISAGYAYALGKRFSLGIDLYEDLSAFMTEKYLSGTDPQEVVKTNRRYFYTVQFMLHYRLFGKIKPAVIP
- a CDS encoding type I restriction enzyme HsdR N-terminal domain-containing protein, translated to MQLNLPAYPVKVRGGRTGEKEIWDAFRRKYVRLTPEEWVRQHFLHFLCQSKHYPVSLVAVEKSLTIQGRQRRFDAVVFKGGTPAVLMEFKAPEVKLTQAVFDQVALYNFALHADYLIISNGLSHYCCKMDYPNNRWYFLKDIPDFDHL